The Sphingosinicella humi genome has a window encoding:
- a CDS encoding DUF4139 domain-containing protein, translated as MLTPAAAAQSIATSPGPSDVSLTVYRAPHRSPGDEMNLRWLNGYALISETRTVSIPAGESEIRFEGVAGGIIPESAIVTGFPDGVIEKNQDAHLLSPASLLDASLGRRVHLRRTSGVTGEVTETEAVIRSGADGAVVLETPAGFEALRCTGLNETLIYDRVPAGLSAKPTLSVRVRSAAPVTQTVTLSYLATGFDWQANYVAELSADGEMDLFAWLTLANGDETGFAEADTYAVAGTPNREGVATIAPPREPISLRCWPAGTTTSDLSLPPPPPSAPPPPPPAPIGMAVAESIIVTGARAPVAMMAEQEALGELKLYRIPEPVTVAANSQKQVALLQRSDVPIEIIYRRRVGSEGQGGATPVVTARNSERGGLGLPLPSGEVAFFQAHEGRRVLIGQGRSRDLAVGEAVEVELGESIDVQTRVERLEEFADGGGDYRLTVTNAKNRPVPFEAELFTQGQRLGWSDARLADRNGRPLWRVTVPANGSAILRYRLEPQDR; from the coding sequence ATGCTGACGCCAGCAGCGGCTGCCCAGTCCATCGCGACGTCGCCCGGTCCGAGCGATGTCTCCCTCACCGTCTATCGTGCGCCGCACCGAAGCCCCGGCGACGAGATGAATCTGCGCTGGCTGAACGGCTATGCGCTGATCAGCGAAACCCGCACCGTCTCCATCCCCGCCGGCGAGAGCGAGATCCGTTTCGAAGGCGTCGCCGGCGGCATCATACCGGAAAGCGCGATCGTCACCGGCTTTCCGGACGGCGTGATCGAGAAGAACCAGGATGCCCATCTGCTCTCGCCGGCGAGCCTGCTCGATGCATCGCTCGGCCGCCGCGTCCATCTTCGTCGCACGTCCGGCGTCACGGGCGAGGTCACCGAAACCGAGGCGGTGATCCGATCGGGCGCGGACGGGGCGGTGGTGCTGGAAACGCCCGCCGGCTTCGAGGCCTTGCGCTGCACGGGCCTCAACGAGACGCTGATCTACGATCGCGTCCCCGCGGGTTTGTCGGCCAAGCCGACGCTCTCGGTCCGCGTCCGCTCCGCCGCGCCGGTGACGCAAACCGTCACCCTCTCCTATCTCGCCACCGGCTTCGACTGGCAGGCCAATTATGTCGCCGAGCTGTCGGCCGATGGTGAGATGGACCTGTTCGCCTGGCTTACCTTGGCGAATGGCGATGAGACGGGATTTGCCGAAGCGGACACCTACGCCGTCGCCGGGACCCCCAACCGGGAGGGGGTGGCCACCATTGCCCCGCCGCGCGAGCCGATCAGCCTCCGCTGCTGGCCGGCCGGCACGACGACGTCGGACCTCAGCCTTCCTCCTCCTCCGCCGTCTGCCCCGCCTCCGCCTCCTCCCGCCCCGATCGGGATGGCCGTGGCCGAGAGCATAATCGTGACCGGAGCGCGTGCCCCCGTCGCCATGATGGCCGAGCAGGAGGCGCTTGGAGAGCTCAAGCTCTACCGCATCCCCGAGCCCGTCACCGTCGCAGCCAACAGCCAGAAGCAGGTGGCGCTGCTCCAGCGCAGCGACGTTCCCATCGAAATAATCTACCGAAGGCGGGTCGGGAGCGAAGGGCAGGGCGGCGCTACGCCCGTCGTCACGGCTCGAAACAGCGAAAGGGGAGGGCTCGGCTTGCCGCTCCCTTCTGGAGAGGTCGCCTTCTTCCAGGCGCATGAAGGGCGCCGGGTCCTGATCGGACAGGGGCGCTCGCGCGATCTGGCCGTTGGCGAGGCGGTGGAAGTCGAGCTCGGCGAATCGATCGACGTCCAGACTCGTGTCGAAAGGCTTGAGGAATTCGCGGACGGCGGCGGCGATTATCGCCTGACCGTCACCAACGCGAAGAACCGGCCGGTCCCGTTCGAGGCCGAGCTTTTCACGCAAGGGCAGCGTCTCGGCTGGTCGGATGCCCGTCTGGCGGACCGGAACGGGCGCCCGCTCTGGCGTGTGACGGTCCCGGCGAACGGCAGTGCGATCCTCCGCTACCGCCTCGAGCCGCAAGATCGATAG
- the hisS gene encoding histidine--tRNA ligase: protein MSKGPQRIRGTQDIWGEDADRFGQVIDTFDRVRRLYGFQRIEVPVFEATEVFARSIGETTDIVSKEMYTFPDRGGDSLTLRPEFTAGICRAYLSEGWQQHIPMKVATHGPVFRYERPQKGRFRQFHQLDAEIIGSDSPLADVELLAFADQILNELGIAEGVTLQLNTLGDAETRDAWRQALVEHFEGHRGDLSEDSLARLDKNPLRILDSKDPKDRPIADAAPAIDEFLTAEAADFFGRVTVGLDAAGIAWTRNPRLVRGLDYYRHTAFEFVTDRLGAQGTVLAGGRYDGLIEALGGPHTPAVGWAAGIERLAMLLDKPPASALDVALVPLGEKAEGAATGILADLRRAGIAADMAYRGNMKKRMAKADASGAGYAVIIGDDELERGEAGVKDLKTGEQKSVALSDIAGAVRPR from the coding sequence ATGAGCAAGGGCCCGCAAAGGATCAGAGGCACCCAGGACATCTGGGGCGAGGACGCCGACCGTTTCGGACAAGTGATCGACACGTTCGACCGCGTGCGCCGCCTCTACGGCTTCCAGCGGATAGAAGTCCCGGTGTTCGAGGCGACCGAGGTGTTCGCCCGATCGATCGGAGAGACCACCGACATCGTCTCGAAGGAGATGTACACCTTTCCGGATCGCGGCGGGGATTCGCTGACGCTGCGTCCCGAATTCACCGCCGGCATCTGCCGTGCCTATCTCTCGGAAGGATGGCAGCAGCACATCCCGATGAAGGTCGCGACCCACGGCCCGGTCTTCCGCTACGAGCGCCCCCAGAAGGGCCGCTTCCGCCAGTTCCACCAACTGGACGCCGAGATCATCGGCTCGGACTCGCCGCTCGCCGACGTCGAGCTTCTCGCCTTCGCCGATCAGATCCTCAACGAGCTCGGCATCGCCGAGGGCGTAACCCTGCAGCTCAACACGCTGGGCGACGCCGAGACTCGCGATGCCTGGCGCCAGGCGCTGGTCGAGCATTTCGAAGGGCACCGCGGCGATTTGTCGGAGGACAGCCTCGCCCGCCTCGACAAGAACCCGCTGCGCATCCTCGACAGCAAGGACCCGAAGGACCGCCCGATCGCCGATGCCGCGCCCGCCATCGACGAGTTCCTCACGGCGGAAGCAGCGGACTTCTTCGGGCGCGTGACCGTAGGGCTGGACGCGGCCGGCATTGCCTGGACGCGCAACCCGCGCCTGGTGCGCGGCCTCGACTATTACCGCCACACCGCCTTCGAGTTCGTCACCGACCGCCTCGGCGCGCAAGGCACGGTGCTGGCGGGCGGCCGTTATGACGGCCTCATCGAAGCGCTCGGCGGACCGCATACGCCCGCGGTCGGCTGGGCGGCGGGAATCGAGCGACTGGCGATGCTGCTCGACAAGCCCCCGGCCTCCGCCCTCGATGTCGCGCTGGTGCCCTTGGGTGAGAAGGCCGAAGGCGCAGCGACTGGAATACTCGCCGATCTGCGCCGTGCCGGAATCGCCGCCGATATGGCGTATCGAGGCAATATGAAGAAGCGCATGGCCAAAGCCGACGCGAGCGGCGCGGGCTATGCCGTCATCATCGGCGACGACGAGCTGGAGCGTGGTGAGGCCGGCGTGAAGGACCTCAAGACCGGCGAGCAGAAAAGCGTCGCGCTGTCCGATATTGCCGGAGCGGTACGCCCTCGATGA
- the prfA gene encoding peptide chain release factor 1 — MTRISAERIAAIEARRDELQNAMSAPDLAPEQFVRLSKDYAEIEPAAAAAGEVRRLRDELEALTGLADDPEMRELAAEEAETIRKRLPEAERELALKLLPRDAADERPAMLEIRAGTGGDEAALFAGDLFRMYQRFAEEQGWRVELISANPADVGGYKEVVASVTGQGVFAKLKFESGVHRVQRVPVTESGGRIHTSAATVAVLPEAEEVDVQIDDKDLRIDVYRSSGPGGQSVNTTDSAVRITHLPTGMIVIQQDEKSQHKNKAKALKVLRTRLYEMERERLANERAGARKSMVGSGDRSERIRTYNFPQGRVTDHRINLTLHRLPEILQGQMDELVGALIAEDEAARLASLDEPGA, encoded by the coding sequence ATGACCCGCATTTCCGCCGAGCGGATCGCCGCCATCGAGGCGCGCAGGGACGAGCTTCAGAACGCCATGTCGGCGCCCGACCTTGCGCCGGAGCAGTTCGTCCGCCTGTCCAAGGATTATGCCGAGATCGAGCCGGCGGCGGCGGCGGCCGGCGAGGTGCGGCGGCTGCGCGACGAGCTGGAGGCGCTTACCGGGCTGGCGGACGATCCCGAGATGCGGGAGCTGGCGGCCGAGGAAGCCGAGACGATCCGCAAGCGTCTTCCCGAGGCCGAGCGGGAATTGGCGCTCAAGCTGCTGCCGCGCGATGCCGCGGACGAGCGACCGGCCATGCTCGAAATCCGCGCCGGCACCGGCGGCGACGAGGCGGCGCTCTTCGCGGGCGATCTCTTCCGCATGTATCAGCGTTTCGCCGAGGAGCAGGGCTGGCGGGTCGAGCTGATCTCGGCGAACCCGGCCGATGTCGGCGGCTACAAGGAAGTCGTCGCTTCCGTCACCGGTCAGGGCGTGTTCGCCAAGCTGAAGTTCGAAAGCGGCGTCCACCGCGTCCAGCGCGTGCCGGTGACGGAGAGCGGCGGGCGAATCCATACGTCGGCGGCGACGGTGGCGGTGCTGCCGGAGGCCGAGGAGGTCGACGTCCAGATCGACGACAAGGATCTGCGCATCGACGTCTATCGCTCCTCGGGGCCCGGCGGGCAGTCGGTCAACACGACCGACAGCGCGGTCCGCATCACCCATCTTCCCACCGGCATGATCGTCATCCAGCAGGACGAGAAGTCGCAGCACAAGAACAAGGCCAAGGCGCTCAAGGTGCTGCGCACGCGGCTCTACGAAATGGAGCGCGAGCGGCTGGCGAACGAGCGGGCGGGAGCGAGGAAATCGATGGTCGGTTCCGGCGACCGGTCCGAGCGCATCCGCACCTATAATTTCCCGCAGGGCCGGGTGACCGACCACCGCATCAACCTCACCCTCCACCGCCTGCCCGAGATCCTCCAGGGCCAGATGGACGAACTGGTCGGCGCCCTTATCGCCGAAGACGAAGCGGCGCGGCTGGCGAGCCTCGATGAGCCGGGCGCCTGA
- the prmC gene encoding peptide chain release factor N(5)-glutamine methyltransferase: MSVSCREALSAATRRLMDISDTPRLDAELLMAKALGVEREALLLSRLDDPAPESFETLVRRREAGEPVAYITGRRAFWTIELEVAPGVLVPRPDSETLIEAAVERFGKTGPRNVLDLGTGPGTLLLAALAEWPQARGLGIDRSEAALAIARRNAGRLGLADRTRFEIGDWGEGVEERFDLILCNPPYVESTADLPRDVSEWEPPEALFAGPDGLDDYRRLAPQLGRLLAPHGFACIEIGATQAETVSALFEAEGLGASLRRDLAGRPRCLVIEA, translated from the coding sequence ATGTCGGTGAGTTGCAGAGAGGCCCTCAGCGCCGCGACGCGCCGCCTGATGGATATTTCAGACACGCCCCGCCTCGACGCCGAGCTGCTGATGGCGAAAGCTCTGGGGGTGGAGCGGGAAGCCCTGCTCCTTTCCAGGCTCGATGACCCGGCGCCGGAAAGCTTCGAAACGCTCGTCCGCCGGCGCGAGGCGGGGGAGCCGGTTGCCTATATCACCGGTCGCCGCGCCTTCTGGACGATCGAGCTGGAGGTGGCGCCGGGCGTGCTCGTCCCTCGCCCCGACAGCGAAACGCTGATCGAGGCCGCGGTCGAGCGGTTCGGCAAGACGGGGCCGCGGAACGTGCTCGATCTCGGCACCGGGCCGGGCACGTTGCTGCTCGCCGCGCTGGCCGAGTGGCCGCAGGCGCGAGGCCTCGGGATAGACCGGTCGGAGGCAGCGCTGGCGATCGCGCGGCGCAATGCCGGCCGGCTCGGACTCGCCGATCGGACCCGGTTCGAAATCGGCGACTGGGGCGAAGGCGTGGAGGAGCGGTTCGACCTCATCCTCTGCAATCCGCCTTATGTCGAAAGTACCGCCGACCTCCCGCGCGACGTGTCGGAATGGGAGCCGCCCGAGGCTCTGTTCGCGGGGCCCGACGGGCTCGACGATTATCGGCGGCTGGCGCCCCAGCTGGGGCGGCTGCTCGCTCCTCATGGATTCGCCTGCATCGAGATCGGCGCCACTCAGGCTGAAACGGTGTCCGCGCTGTTCGAGGCGGAAGGGCTCGGTGCGTCCCTCCGCCGCGATCTCGCCGGCCGCCCTCGCTGCCTTGTCATCGAAGCTTGA
- a CDS encoding lysine--tRNA ligase, whose product MTVLQELRPEELRRAALVSKAWPYEEARKLLKRYPNGPEKGAIVFETGYGPSGLPHLGTFQEVARTLMVRHALSEMVDWPSRLIAFSDDMDGMRKVPPGVPHQDMMHDHLDQPLSRVPDPFGCGHQSYADHNNQLLQKFLDEFGFDYEFMASSDCYGSGRFDEALRSVLRHYDDIMGVMLPTLREERRQTYSPVLPISPASGKVLQVPVEVVDAESGTIRYTDPASGEQVEQSILSGGAKLQWKVDWAMRWVALGVDYEMAGKDLIDSVTQSSKIARVLGARPPEGFNYELFLDENGEKISKTKGNGVTIDEWLTYAPQESLAFYIYREPRKAKQLSFGIIPKAVDEYQQFLAAYPEQPWDKRLGNPVHHVHAGDVPPARMPLTFALLLNLVGVALTEDKALLWAFVKRYAPDTSPETHPELDALIGYAAVYFRDFVKDSLHRRAPDERETAALRALDARLAALPADADAETIQTEVYEVGKTGGFENLRDWFKGLYETLLGTSQGPRMGSFIALYGIGNSRRLIAEALEQQ is encoded by the coding sequence GTGACTGTACTTCAAGAGCTTCGCCCAGAAGAACTTAGGAGGGCCGCTTTGGTCTCCAAGGCCTGGCCCTATGAGGAAGCCCGCAAGCTCCTGAAACGCTATCCGAACGGACCGGAGAAGGGCGCGATCGTGTTCGAGACGGGCTACGGTCCCTCGGGCCTGCCCCATCTCGGTACCTTCCAGGAGGTGGCGCGGACCTTGATGGTGCGTCATGCCCTGTCCGAGATGGTCGATTGGCCGTCGCGTCTCATCGCTTTCTCCGACGACATGGACGGGATGCGCAAGGTGCCGCCGGGCGTGCCGCACCAGGACATGATGCACGACCATCTCGACCAGCCCTTGAGCCGCGTGCCGGATCCGTTCGGCTGCGGCCACCAGAGCTACGCCGACCACAACAATCAGCTCCTCCAGAAATTCCTGGACGAGTTCGGCTTCGACTATGAGTTCATGGCCTCGTCCGACTGCTACGGCTCCGGCCGGTTCGACGAGGCGCTGAGGTCGGTCCTGCGCCACTATGACGACATCATGGGGGTGATGCTGCCGACTCTTCGCGAGGAGCGGCGGCAGACTTACTCGCCGGTCCTGCCGATCAGCCCGGCCAGCGGCAAGGTGCTTCAGGTCCCGGTCGAGGTGGTGGATGCCGAGAGCGGCACCATCCGCTACACCGACCCCGCGAGCGGCGAGCAAGTGGAACAGTCGATCCTCTCCGGCGGCGCCAAGCTGCAATGGAAGGTCGACTGGGCGATGCGCTGGGTCGCCCTCGGCGTCGATTACGAGATGGCGGGCAAGGACCTGATCGATTCGGTCACCCAAAGCTCCAAGATCGCCCGCGTCCTCGGCGCCCGCCCGCCCGAGGGCTTCAACTACGAGCTGTTCTTGGACGAGAATGGCGAGAAGATCTCCAAGACCAAGGGCAATGGCGTCACCATCGACGAATGGCTGACCTATGCGCCGCAGGAGAGCCTCGCTTTCTACATCTATCGCGAGCCCAGGAAGGCGAAACAGCTGAGCTTCGGGATCATCCCCAAGGCGGTCGACGAATATCAGCAGTTCCTCGCCGCCTATCCGGAACAGCCGTGGGACAAGAGGCTCGGCAACCCGGTTCACCATGTCCATGCCGGCGATGTGCCGCCGGCCCGGATGCCGCTCACCTTCGCGCTTCTGCTCAACCTCGTCGGCGTGGCGCTGACGGAGGACAAGGCCCTGCTCTGGGCCTTCGTGAAGCGCTACGCGCCCGACACCTCGCCCGAGACGCATCCGGAGCTGGACGCCCTCATCGGCTACGCCGCCGTTTACTTCCGCGATTTCGTCAAGGATTCGCTCCACCGCCGCGCGCCCGACGAGCGGGAGACGGCCGCGCTTCGCGCCCTCGATGCCAGGCTCGCCGCGCTGCCGGCCGACGCCGATGCCGAGACGATCCAGACCGAAGTCTATGAGGTCGGCAAGACCGGCGGGTTCGAAAATCTGCGCGATTGGTTCAAGGGGCTCTATGAGACACTGCTCGGCACCAGTCAGGGCCCGCGCATGGGCAGCTTCATCGCGCTCTACGGTATCGGCAACAGCCGGCGCCTCATCGCTGAGGCTTTGGAGCAACAGTAA
- the ppa gene encoding inorganic diphosphatase codes for MNIDLIPVGDNPPDSINVIIEVPVGGEPVKYEFDKKSGAMWVDRILHTPMRYPTNYGFIPHTLSEDGDPLDAMVVARSPFIPGSVVRVRPIAVLWLEDEAGGDEKLLTVPVDTTFPYYQDVSEADDLPAIVKQQIEHFFTHYKDLEPEKWVRVGTWGGREDARRILIESIDRARAANGK; via the coding sequence ATGAACATCGATCTGATTCCCGTGGGCGACAATCCGCCCGACAGCATCAACGTCATCATCGAAGTCCCGGTCGGCGGCGAGCCGGTCAAATATGAGTTCGACAAGAAGTCGGGCGCCATGTGGGTGGACCGCATCCTCCACACGCCGATGCGCTATCCAACCAACTACGGCTTCATTCCGCACACCTTGTCCGAGGACGGCGACCCCCTCGATGCGATGGTCGTGGCGCGCTCGCCCTTCATCCCGGGCTCGGTGGTGCGCGTCCGTCCGATCGCGGTGCTGTGGCTGGAGGACGAGGCCGGCGGCGACGAAAAGCTGCTGACCGTGCCCGTCGACACGACCTTTCCTTATTATCAGGATGTCTCGGAAGCCGACGACCTGCCGGCGATCGTCAAGCAGCAGATCGAGCATTTCTTCACCCACTATAAGGATCTGGAGCCGGAAAAGTGGGTGCGCGTCGGCACCTGGGGCGGCCGCGAGGACGCGCGCCGAATCCTCATCGAGAGCATCGACCGGGCCCGCGCCGCGAACGGGAAATAG
- a CDS encoding DUF4167 domain-containing protein, protein MINNRQGGRRRGRGGGSRSPNTPNAGNRQDNRSRGNAAQLHEKYKAMARDAQLAGDRVQTEYYLQFADHYFRVLNESRARFEEQRRQREDDGADEDEDQDEVQTASGGDDSEEREERGDRPARGNQQRNDGGEERPRRQRARRSREDREQEQGEGDSDERISADILPPSIASIEGGEAKAPRRRTRRQRDEGDEEMAPAA, encoded by the coding sequence TTGATCAACAATCGTCAGGGCGGCCGCAGGCGCGGTCGCGGCGGCGGGTCCCGCTCGCCGAACACGCCCAATGCGGGCAATCGCCAGGACAATCGCTCGCGCGGCAATGCCGCCCAGCTTCATGAGAAATACAAGGCGATGGCGCGCGACGCGCAGCTCGCCGGCGATCGTGTGCAGACCGAATATTATCTGCAGTTCGCGGACCATTATTTCCGGGTCTTGAACGAAAGCCGCGCGCGCTTCGAAGAGCAGCGCCGGCAGCGCGAGGACGACGGCGCCGACGAGGACGAGGATCAGGACGAAGTCCAGACCGCGTCCGGCGGTGACGATAGCGAGGAGCGCGAGGAGCGCGGCGATCGCCCGGCCCGCGGGAATCAGCAGCGCAATGATGGCGGCGAGGAACGTCCCCGCCGGCAGCGCGCGCGCCGCAGCCGCGAAGATCGCGAGCAGGAGCAGGGCGAGGGAGACAGCGACGAGCGCATCTCCGCCGACATCCTGCCGCCCTCCATCGCCTCGATCGAAGGCGGCGAGGCCAAGGCCCCGCGCCGGCGCACGCGCCGTCAGCGCGACGAGGGCGACGAGGAAATGGCACCTGCGGCCTGA
- a CDS encoding DUF4139 domain-containing protein: protein MRSLLFVSSLLAAPALAQNAQGDVSVTIYNDNLALVQDTRQMAIPSGRSRQEFPNVSGQISPETVTLNAPDVAIVEQNFDFDLLSPAKLMEKAVGEMITLVRTNPATGAEERERARVLAVNGGVVLQIGERIEVLRDDGLPIRVIFDEVPESLRARPTLSVTLESSRAGARPVTLSYLTPGMSWKADYVTLFDEAAGTIDVQGWVTLTNTTGTTFENADTLLIAGQVQQEQGPRYGRGYRPPPPPPPPPGNRPGVETAGRESLGDFYLYPLPERTTIANQQTKQVSFLDVTGAAARRAYVYRNGWLQTRDQAESADTVLQFSSSRNAGLGDALPAGTVRVYMKDARGQAQFVGENSIGHTPMGSDIAIRTGAAFDVKVQPVLVERREMPGRRWQTTMRYTLTNASPTPVTVDLIQAGLWGDTRIVEESQESNRRSADETLWRVAVPANGEASVTATFDTRF, encoded by the coding sequence ATGCGTTCTTTGCTGTTTGTTTCCAGCCTGTTGGCGGCGCCTGCCCTGGCCCAGAATGCGCAGGGCGACGTCTCCGTCACCATCTACAACGACAACCTCGCTTTGGTGCAGGACACGCGCCAGATGGCGATTCCCTCCGGCCGGTCGCGGCAGGAATTTCCGAACGTCTCGGGCCAGATCAGCCCTGAGACGGTGACCCTGAATGCGCCCGACGTCGCCATCGTCGAGCAGAATTTCGATTTCGACCTTCTGTCCCCGGCGAAGCTGATGGAAAAAGCCGTGGGCGAGATGATCACCCTCGTCCGCACCAATCCCGCCACCGGCGCCGAGGAACGGGAGCGGGCGCGGGTGCTCGCGGTGAATGGCGGCGTCGTCCTCCAGATCGGCGAGCGAATCGAGGTGCTGCGGGACGACGGTCTTCCGATCCGCGTGATCTTCGACGAAGTGCCGGAGAGTCTCCGCGCCCGTCCGACCTTGTCGGTCACGCTGGAAAGTTCGCGCGCTGGAGCGCGGCCAGTGACCCTGAGCTACTTGACGCCAGGCATGAGCTGGAAGGCCGATTACGTCACCCTTTTCGACGAGGCGGCCGGGACGATCGACGTCCAGGGCTGGGTGACGCTGACCAACACCACCGGCACGACGTTCGAAAATGCCGACACCTTGCTGATTGCCGGCCAGGTGCAGCAGGAGCAGGGGCCTCGCTACGGGCGGGGCTATCGTCCGCCGCCTCCACCTCCGCCGCCGCCGGGCAATCGGCCCGGCGTGGAGACGGCCGGGCGCGAAAGTCTCGGCGACTTCTATCTCTATCCGCTGCCGGAACGGACGACGATCGCCAACCAGCAGACCAAGCAGGTGAGCTTCCTCGACGTGACCGGCGCCGCCGCGCGCCGGGCCTATGTCTATCGCAACGGCTGGCTGCAGACCCGCGATCAGGCGGAAAGCGCCGACACGGTTCTCCAATTCTCCAGTTCCCGCAACGCCGGTCTCGGCGACGCGCTGCCGGCCGGAACGGTGCGCGTCTATATGAAGGATGCGCGCGGACAGGCGCAGTTCGTCGGTGAGAACAGCATCGGCCACACGCCGATGGGGTCGGACATCGCCATCCGCACCGGCGCCGCGTTCGACGTGAAGGTGCAGCCTGTGCTCGTCGAGCGGCGGGAAATGCCCGGGCGTCGCTGGCAAACAACTATGCGCTACACGCTCACCAATGCGAGCCCAACGCCGGTCACAGTCGACCTGATCCAGGCGGGTCTCTGGGGCGACACTCGAATCGTCGAGGAAAGCCAGGAGAGCAACCGCCGCTCGGCCGACGAGACGCTTTGGCGCGTGGCCGTCCCCGCCAATGGCGAGGCCAGCGTCACCGCCACGTTCGACACGCGATTCTAG
- a CDS encoding OprO/OprP family phosphate-selective porin translates to MKTKSLTAVLLAASALSTAAPAFAQTKEEALAAEIAAMRAKIDSLEAEMTALKEEKPEEKSGTTISWKGAPLIEDKASGWSFKPRGRLQYDVGHVGSPEGIDDRGLGFSNELRRARLGVEGTIPGGFDYKFEMDFAEGDVEITDATLGYDAGAGVGFTIGQHNSFQSLEELTSSRFTSFMERAAFTDAFNFERRVGLSAAYENGPFIAQAGVFTDNIHDLDDENNSLGADARLVFAPKMGETQLHFGGSAHYRDNNDLAERGDTTRYRQRPMIHSSDTRFLATPELIVDKETSYGLEAALIHGPLHAAGEVHWLEADTLGSVAKPTFFGGYAEVGYYLTGETRGYKGGKFDRTKVLNPLSDGGIGAFQVNLRYDHLDLIDDGIVGGKQQGYQASLIWIPEDHVRFLLNYGRMNYDNAAIPALNGDRDYSVDVFGARAQIDF, encoded by the coding sequence ATGAAGACCAAGAGTTTGACGGCCGTGCTGCTGGCGGCGAGCGCGCTTTCCACGGCTGCGCCAGCCTTCGCCCAGACCAAGGAAGAGGCGCTGGCGGCCGAGATCGCCGCGATGCGCGCCAAGATCGACAGCCTCGAGGCCGAGATGACGGCCTTGAAGGAGGAAAAGCCCGAAGAGAAATCGGGCACAACGATCAGTTGGAAGGGCGCGCCCCTCATCGAGGACAAGGCGAGCGGCTGGTCGTTCAAGCCCCGCGGCCGCCTGCAATATGATGTCGGCCATGTCGGCAGCCCGGAAGGGATCGACGACCGCGGCCTTGGCTTCTCCAACGAGCTCCGCCGCGCCCGCCTCGGCGTCGAGGGCACCATCCCCGGCGGCTTCGACTATAAGTTCGAGATGGACTTCGCCGAGGGCGACGTCGAGATCACCGACGCCACGCTGGGCTATGATGCGGGGGCCGGCGTCGGCTTCACCATCGGCCAGCACAACAGTTTCCAGTCGCTCGAGGAACTGACCAGCTCGCGCTTCACTTCCTTCATGGAGCGCGCCGCCTTCACCGACGCCTTCAACTTCGAGCGTCGCGTCGGGCTGTCGGCGGCCTATGAGAATGGCCCCTTCATCGCCCAGGCCGGCGTCTTCACCGATAACATCCACGATCTCGACGACGAAAATAATTCGCTCGGCGCCGACGCCCGCCTCGTCTTCGCCCCGAAAATGGGCGAGACGCAGCTCCATTTCGGCGGCTCCGCCCACTATCGCGACAATAACGACCTGGCCGAGCGGGGCGACACGACCCGCTATCGCCAGCGTCCGATGATCCACAGCAGCGACACCCGCTTCCTGGCGACGCCGGAACTGATCGTGGACAAGGAAACGAGCTACGGCCTCGAGGCGGCGCTGATCCACGGGCCGCTGCACGCCGCGGGCGAGGTGCACTGGCTGGAGGCCGACACGCTGGGCTCGGTCGCCAAGCCGACCTTTTTCGGCGGCTATGCCGAGGTCGGCTATTATCTCACCGGCGAGACCCGCGGCTACAAGGGCGGCAAGTTCGACCGGACCAAGGTGCTGAACCCGCTCAGCGACGGCGGCATAGGCGCCTTTCAGGTGAACCTGCGCTACGACCATCTCGATCTCATCGACGACGGCATCGTCGGCGGAAAGCAGCAGGGCTATCAGGCCTCGCTGATCTGGATCCCGGAGGATCATGTCCGCTTCCTGCTGAACTATGGCCGGATGAACTACGACAATGCCGCCATCCCGGCCCTCAACGGCGACCGCGATTACAGCGTCGACGTATTCGGTGCCCGCGCCCAGATCGATTTCTAG